In Archangium violaceum, the following are encoded in one genomic region:
- a CDS encoding HYR domain-containing protein, with product MKLKRNNQSPQCRERSRRGGRLFVGLVALASGGACGITESQEPSKAREVSHLAERCEVPPPFTGHFEPELQWKWEGSSVLPAFKQVMMQPAVVDVNRDGTPDIVFSTFDGDFYNARAQANENANINGVLRAISGNNGTELWTVSDPQYRVKPAASITAGDIDGDGAVEICGIPEDGRGIICFENDGSFKFRSAPDANDYNEWGGPSLADLDGDGAVEILDGNRVYSNTGALKWVGERGMDGALYTGPISFAADIDQDGKQEVVNGHSVYRHDGSLKCTNLQMEGGGYSAVANFDGDAAGEIVVTGREKVSLLDDDCSLLWSRDVYYTDPGQSFPTSRGHGGAANIADFDGDGQLEIGLAGDWFYTVYGADGAVKWTLPIQEYSSGKTTSTTFDLDGDGKLEVIYADELWLRILDGVTGTVRWQTRHSSGTTYEYPIVADVDADNAAEIIVVENNHAAPGFNGIRVYHDTQEGWANTRRIWNQHAYSVTNVNNDGTIPAQPATNWLNPKLNTFRSNTAGFFGEGPSPYAAADLVASVVSSGCESGTLSINALVRNQGQAEVAPGLKVAFYKGNPASGGTRLAVVTVPNALPAGASANVTASFTSTFTGTAEVFVVADDDGTGQGRDLECREDNNSASASVDLTCKATPANQPPVAVCRDVTVSADATCQGGASVNNGSYDPDNGPAPLSVSEAPNTSFGLGSHPVVLTASDGEASAQCVGTVTVVDTTKPNVLCPESKVLQTCSTSGAQATYTTSANDNCGPAPVTCSHASGTTFPVGDTTVTCSAKDGSGNTVSCGFNVKVVGDATPPTLSCPTAPVVVNACSGSSKATFETSATDNCGPVAVTCSHASGSSFPTGDTNVTCSAQDAFGNAASCNFVVRVTGADPSTPPTPGADLGYELWSPNHKYEYAPISLSQCAAPATDACGNPLPLEQYGRILRVTSDEVEDANGNGDGRTCNDMVIVNDTSVQLRSEREGTGDGRVYTVHYVVTSGSGVSTQSSCHVYVPHDQSGRGAVDSGVKFCVGTGCPGNTAEHSPLCK from the coding sequence TGAGGTTCCGCCGCCCTTCACGGGCCACTTCGAGCCGGAGCTGCAGTGGAAGTGGGAGGGCAGCTCGGTGCTGCCGGCCTTCAAGCAGGTGATGATGCAGCCGGCGGTGGTGGACGTGAACCGGGACGGCACGCCGGACATCGTTTTCAGCACCTTCGACGGCGACTTCTACAACGCCAGAGCCCAGGCCAACGAGAACGCCAACATCAACGGCGTGCTGCGCGCCATCAGCGGCAACAACGGTACCGAGCTGTGGACCGTGAGCGACCCGCAGTACCGGGTGAAGCCGGCCGCCAGCATCACCGCTGGAGACATCGACGGCGACGGCGCGGTGGAGATCTGCGGCATTCCGGAGGACGGCCGCGGAATCATCTGCTTCGAGAACGACGGCAGCTTCAAGTTCCGCTCGGCCCCGGACGCCAACGACTACAACGAGTGGGGAGGCCCCTCGCTGGCGGACCTGGACGGCGACGGCGCGGTGGAGATCCTCGACGGCAACCGCGTCTACAGCAACACGGGCGCGCTGAAGTGGGTGGGCGAGCGGGGGATGGACGGAGCCCTGTACACGGGCCCCATCTCGTTCGCGGCGGACATCGACCAGGACGGAAAGCAGGAGGTGGTCAACGGCCACTCCGTCTACCGGCACGATGGCTCCCTCAAGTGCACCAACCTGCAGATGGAGGGCGGTGGCTACTCGGCGGTGGCCAACTTCGACGGTGACGCGGCCGGAGAGATCGTCGTGACGGGCCGCGAGAAGGTGAGCCTGCTGGACGACGACTGCTCGCTGCTGTGGAGCCGGGACGTCTACTACACGGATCCCGGACAGTCCTTCCCCACCAGCCGCGGCCACGGTGGCGCGGCCAACATCGCGGACTTCGACGGCGACGGGCAGCTGGAGATCGGCCTGGCGGGCGACTGGTTCTACACCGTCTATGGCGCCGATGGCGCCGTGAAGTGGACCCTGCCCATCCAGGAGTACAGCTCCGGCAAGACGACCTCCACCACCTTCGACCTGGATGGCGATGGCAAGCTCGAGGTCATCTACGCCGACGAGCTGTGGCTGCGCATCCTCGACGGCGTGACGGGCACGGTGCGCTGGCAGACGCGCCACAGCTCGGGCACCACGTACGAGTACCCCATCGTGGCGGACGTGGACGCTGACAACGCGGCGGAGATCATCGTGGTGGAGAACAACCACGCGGCGCCTGGGTTCAACGGCATCCGCGTGTACCACGACACCCAGGAGGGCTGGGCCAACACGCGGCGCATCTGGAACCAGCACGCCTACTCGGTGACCAACGTCAACAACGACGGCACCATCCCCGCCCAGCCGGCGACCAACTGGCTCAACCCCAAGCTCAACACCTTCCGCTCCAATACCGCGGGCTTCTTCGGTGAGGGCCCCAGCCCCTACGCCGCCGCGGACCTCGTGGCTTCCGTCGTGTCCTCCGGGTGCGAGAGCGGCACGCTGTCGATCAACGCCCTGGTGCGCAACCAGGGCCAGGCGGAGGTAGCCCCGGGCCTGAAGGTGGCCTTCTACAAGGGCAACCCGGCGTCGGGTGGCACGCGGCTCGCCGTGGTGACCGTCCCCAACGCGCTGCCCGCGGGCGCCAGCGCCAACGTCACCGCCTCCTTCACCTCCACCTTCACGGGCACCGCCGAGGTGTTCGTCGTGGCGGACGATGACGGCACGGGCCAGGGCCGAGACCTCGAGTGCCGCGAGGACAACAACTCCGCCTCGGCGTCGGTGGACCTCACGTGCAAGGCGACCCCGGCCAACCAGCCGCCCGTGGCGGTCTGCCGCGATGTCACCGTCAGCGCGGATGCCACCTGCCAGGGTGGCGCCAGCGTGAACAACGGCAGCTACGACCCGGACAACGGGCCCGCGCCGCTGTCCGTCTCCGAGGCGCCCAACACCTCCTTCGGTCTGGGCAGCCACCCCGTCGTGCTGACGGCCTCCGACGGTGAGGCGAGCGCCCAGTGCGTGGGCACCGTCACCGTGGTGGACACCACGAAGCCCAACGTCCTCTGCCCGGAGTCGAAGGTCCTCCAGACGTGCTCCACGTCCGGAGCCCAGGCCACCTACACGACCTCGGCCAATGACAACTGCGGCCCGGCGCCCGTGACGTGCTCGCACGCCTCCGGCACCACCTTCCCGGTGGGTGACACGACCGTCACCTGCTCCGCGAAGGATGGCTCCGGAAACACCGTCTCCTGCGGCTTCAACGTGAAGGTGGTCGGTGACGCCACGCCGCCGACGCTCAGCTGCCCCACCGCCCCGGTGGTGGTCAACGCATGCTCCGGCAGCTCCAAGGCCACCTTCGAGACCAGCGCCACGGACAACTGCGGCCCGGTGGCCGTCACCTGCTCGCACGCCTCTGGCTCGTCCTTCCCGACGGGTGACACGAACGTCACCTGCTCGGCCCAGGACGCCTTCGGCAACGCGGCCTCGTGCAACTTCGTCGTCCGCGTGACGGGCGCGGATCCCTCCACGCCTCCCACCCCGGGCGCCGACCTGGGTTACGAGCTGTGGTCGCCCAACCACAAGTACGAGTACGCGCCCATCTCCCTCTCCCAGTGCGCCGCGCCCGCGACGGATGCGTGCGGCAACCCGCTGCCGCTGGAGCAGTATGGCCGCATCCTTCGCGTCACCTCGGACGAGGTGGAGGACGCCAACGGCAACGGTGACGGCCGCACCTGCAATGACATGGTCATCGTGAACGACACGTCCGTGCAGCTGCGCTCCGAGCGCGAGGGCACGGGTGACGGCCGCGTCTACACCGTCCACTACGTCGTCACGAGCGGCTCCGGCGTCTCCACGCAGAGCAGCTGCCACGTCTACGTGCCGCACGACCAGTCCGGCCGTGGCGCGGTGGACAGCGGCGTGAAGTTCTGCGTCGGCACTGGATGCCCGGGGAACACCGCGGAGCACAGCCCGCTCTGCAAGTGA
- a CDS encoding FG-GAP-like repeat-containing protein has product MALASGGACSTAESKKPSNAQEVSHLADRCEVPPPFTGNFEPELQWKWEGSAVLPAFKQVMMQPAVVDVNRDGTPDIVFSTFDGDFYNTKAQANENPNVNGVLRAISGNNGTELWTVSDPQYRVKPAASITAGDIDGDGAVEICGIPEDGRGIICFENDGSFKFRSAPDANDYNEWGGPSLADLDGDGAVEILDGNRVYSNTGALKWVGERGMDGALYTGPISFAADIDQDGKQEVVNGHSVYRHDGSLKCTNLQMEGGGYSAVANFDGDAAGEIVVTGREKVSLLDDDCSLLWSRDVYYTDPGQSFPTSRGHGGAANIADFDGDGQLEIGLAGDWFYTVYGADGAVKWTLPIQEYSSGKTTSTTFDLDGDGKLEVIYADELWLRILDGVTGTVRWQTRHSSGTTYEYPIVADVDGDDAAEIIVVENNHGAPGFNGIRVYHDKQEGWANTRRIWNQHAYSVTNVNNDGTIPAQPATNWLNPKLNTFRSNTAGFFGEGPSPYAAADLVASDVSAVCDSGSLLLSARVRNQGEAAVAAGLKVAFYKGNPASGGTLLAVGTVPNALPVGASSLVTVSITSSVTGTAQVFAVVDDDGTGKGRDLECREDNNTASATADLTCRVNPANQPPVAICRDVTVSADAICQGRATVNDGSYDPDNGPAPLSVSEAPNTSFGLGSHPVTVTAYDGAASAQCVGIVTVVDTTKPNVLCPESKVVQTCSPSGAQATYTASANDNCGPAPVTCSHASGTTFPVGDTAVTCSAKDGSGNAASCGFKVKVVGDTTPPSILCPSAPVVVNTCSSSGNATFSVKATDNCGAVPVTCSRASGSSFPVGDTTVTCSTKDAFNNTASCSFVVRVNRGTANGGSCGGNGGGCGGHGGGGHGGGGHGGGGHGGGCGGHGGGGHGGGCGGHGGGGHGGGGHGGGCGGHGGGGHGGGGHGNGCDHGHGNGGHGNGCDHGHGNGGHGDDCDHGHGNGGHGDDCDHGHGNGNGGGHGDDCDHGHGNGGHGDDCDHGHGNGGHGDDCDDDHGHGNGGGHGDDCDDDHGHGNGGHGNGGGHGDDCDEDHDHGGGHGNGGHGNGGGHGDDCDEDHDHGGGHGHD; this is encoded by the coding sequence GTGGCGCTGGCATCTGGGGGCGCTTGCAGCACCGCGGAGTCGAAGAAGCCGTCCAACGCTCAGGAGGTGAGTCACCTCGCGGATCGCTGTGAGGTTCCGCCGCCCTTCACGGGCAACTTCGAGCCGGAACTGCAGTGGAAGTGGGAGGGCAGTGCGGTCCTGCCGGCCTTCAAGCAGGTGATGATGCAGCCGGCGGTGGTGGACGTGAACCGGGACGGCACGCCGGACATCGTCTTCAGCACCTTCGACGGCGACTTCTACAACACCAAGGCGCAGGCCAACGAGAACCCCAACGTCAACGGCGTGCTGCGCGCCATCAGCGGCAACAACGGCACCGAGCTGTGGACCGTGAGCGACCCGCAGTACCGGGTGAAGCCGGCGGCCAGCATCACCGCCGGTGACATCGACGGCGACGGCGCGGTGGAGATCTGTGGCATTCCGGAGGACGGCCGCGGAATCATCTGCTTCGAGAATGACGGCAGCTTCAAGTTCCGCTCGGCCCCGGACGCCAACGACTACAACGAGTGGGGAGGCCCCTCGCTGGCGGACCTGGACGGCGACGGCGCGGTGGAGATCCTCGACGGCAACCGCGTCTACAGCAACACGGGCGCGCTGAAGTGGGTGGGCGAGCGGGGGATGGACGGAGCCCTGTACACGGGCCCCATCTCGTTCGCGGCGGACATCGACCAGGACGGAAAGCAGGAGGTGGTCAACGGCCACTCCGTCTACCGGCACGATGGCTCCCTCAAGTGCACCAACCTGCAGATGGAGGGCGGTGGCTACTCGGCGGTGGCCAACTTCGACGGTGACGCGGCCGGAGAGATCGTCGTGACGGGCCGCGAGAAGGTGAGCCTGCTGGACGACGACTGCTCGCTGCTGTGGAGCCGGGACGTCTACTACACGGATCCCGGACAGTCCTTCCCCACCAGCCGCGGCCACGGTGGCGCGGCCAACATCGCGGACTTCGACGGCGACGGGCAGCTGGAGATCGGCCTGGCGGGCGACTGGTTCTACACCGTCTATGGCGCCGATGGCGCCGTGAAGTGGACCCTGCCCATCCAGGAGTACAGCTCCGGCAAGACGACCTCCACCACCTTCGACCTGGATGGCGATGGCAAGCTCGAGGTCATCTACGCCGACGAGCTGTGGCTGCGCATCCTCGACGGCGTGACGGGCACGGTGCGCTGGCAGACGCGCCACAGCTCGGGCACCACGTACGAGTACCCCATCGTGGCGGACGTGGACGGTGACGACGCGGCGGAGATCATCGTGGTGGAGAACAACCACGGAGCGCCGGGCTTCAACGGCATCCGCGTGTACCACGACAAGCAGGAGGGGTGGGCCAACACGCGGCGCATCTGGAACCAGCACGCCTACTCGGTGACCAACGTCAACAACGACGGCACCATCCCCGCCCAGCCGGCGACCAACTGGCTCAACCCCAAGCTCAATACCTTCCGCTCCAACACCGCGGGCTTCTTCGGTGAGGGCCCCAGCCCCTACGCCGCCGCGGACCTCGTGGCCTCGGACGTGTCGGCCGTGTGCGACAGCGGCTCGCTGCTGCTCAGCGCCCGCGTGCGCAACCAGGGCGAGGCGGCGGTGGCCGCTGGCCTGAAGGTGGCCTTCTACAAGGGCAACCCGGCCTCGGGTGGCACGCTGCTCGCCGTGGGCACCGTCCCCAATGCGCTGCCGGTGGGCGCCAGCTCCCTGGTGACCGTCTCCATCACCTCCAGCGTCACGGGCACCGCCCAGGTGTTCGCCGTGGTGGATGACGACGGCACGGGCAAGGGCCGCGACCTCGAGTGCCGCGAGGACAACAACACCGCCTCGGCCACGGCGGATCTCACGTGCCGGGTGAACCCGGCCAATCAGCCGCCCGTGGCGATCTGCCGCGATGTCACCGTCAGCGCGGATGCCATCTGCCAGGGCCGCGCCACCGTGAACGACGGAAGCTACGACCCGGACAACGGGCCCGCGCCGCTGTCCGTCTCCGAGGCGCCCAACACCTCCTTCGGTCTGGGTAGCCACCCCGTCACCGTGACGGCCTACGACGGTGCGGCGAGCGCCCAGTGCGTGGGCATCGTCACCGTGGTGGACACCACGAAGCCCAACGTCCTCTGCCCGGAGTCGAAGGTGGTCCAGACGTGCTCGCCGTCCGGAGCCCAGGCCACCTACACCGCCTCGGCCAACGACAACTGCGGCCCGGCACCCGTGACGTGCTCGCACGCCTCCGGCACTACCTTCCCGGTGGGTGACACGGCCGTCACCTGCTCCGCGAAGGATGGTTCCGGCAACGCCGCCTCCTGCGGCTTCAAGGTGAAGGTGGTCGGCGACACCACGCCTCCGTCCATCCTCTGCCCGTCCGCTCCGGTGGTGGTCAACACGTGCTCCTCGAGTGGCAATGCCACCTTCTCGGTCAAGGCCACCGATAACTGCGGTGCGGTGCCCGTCACCTGCTCGCGCGCCTCTGGCTCCTCCTTCCCGGTGGGTGACACGACCGTCACCTGCTCGACGAAGGATGCCTTCAACAACACCGCTTCGTGCAGCTTCGTCGTCCGGGTGAACCGCGGCACCGCCAACGGTGGTTCCTGCGGCGGTAACGGTGGTGGCTGCGGTGGCCACGGTGGCGGCGGCCACGGTGGTGGTGGCCACGGTGGTGGTGGCCACGGTGGTGGCTGCGGTGGCCATGGTGGTGGTGGCCACGGTGGTGGCTGCGGTGGCCACGGTGGCGGCGGCCACGGTGGTGGTGGCCACGGTGGTGGCTGCGGTGGCCATGGTGGTGGTGGCCATGGTGGCGGCGGTCATGGCAATGGCTGCGACCACGGTCACGGCAACGGCGGTCACGGTAATGGCTGCGACCACGGTCACGGCAACGGCGGTCACGGTGATGACTGCGACCACGGCCACGGCAACGGCGGCCACGGCGATGACTGCGATCACGGCCACGGCAACGGCAATGGTGGCGGCCACGGTGATGACTGCGACCACGGTCACGGCAACGGCGGCCACGGCGATGACTGCGACCACGGCCACGGCAACGGCGGCCACGGCGATGACTGTGACGACGACCACGGCCATGGCAATGGTGGCGGCCACGGCGATGACTGCGACGACGACCATGGACACGGCAACGGCGGCCATGGCAATGGTGGCGGTCACGGCGATGACTGTGACGAGGACCACGACCACGGTGGTGGCCACGGCAACGGCGGCCATGGCAATGGTGGCGGTCACGGCGATGACTGTGACGAGGACCACGACCACGGTGGCGGTCACGGTCACGACTAG